One part of the Microlunatus elymi genome encodes these proteins:
- a CDS encoding formimidoylglutamate deiminase translates to MTDYWAEHACLPTGPADNVLLTEQDGRWTKIITGAEPGSAHRLPGVLFPGFANCHSHAFHRALRGRTHQPFDKLRTPLGQGSAGGVENFWTWRTAMYEVAARLDPDSYLRLARATYAEMALSGITAVGEFHYLHHNPDGSPYTDPNAMAAALRQAAAEAGIRLTLLDTCYLAGGLTGQGHQALSGPQLRFGDGDADAWAARTSKLTPDDNTRIGAAIHSVRAVPRDQLHTVASAAADRPLHVHLSEQPAENQACKDFYGMTPTALLAEADALGRRTTAVHATHLEAADVAELGRTRTTACFCPSTEADLADGIGPARALADAGAPLSLGTDQHAMIDFFAEARALELHERLATGHRGRFIPAELIKAATAHDSIGWPDAGRLEVGSRADLVAVRTDSIRTAGAEPGQLIMAATASDVHTVITGGMVVVDDHRHRLGDVGRLLADAIEPLWRQP, encoded by the coding sequence ATGACCGACTACTGGGCCGAGCACGCGTGTCTTCCGACCGGCCCGGCCGACAACGTGCTGCTCACCGAACAGGACGGACGCTGGACCAAGATCATCACCGGGGCCGAACCGGGCAGTGCGCATCGCCTGCCGGGCGTGCTGTTCCCCGGTTTCGCCAACTGCCACAGCCATGCCTTTCACCGGGCGCTGCGCGGTCGTACCCATCAGCCCTTCGACAAGCTCAGGACACCGCTCGGGCAAGGATCCGCCGGTGGGGTGGAGAACTTCTGGACCTGGCGGACGGCGATGTACGAGGTGGCCGCCCGACTCGATCCGGACTCGTATCTGCGGCTGGCCCGAGCCACCTACGCCGAGATGGCCCTGTCCGGCATCACCGCGGTCGGCGAATTCCACTACCTGCATCACAATCCGGACGGCTCGCCCTACACGGATCCGAATGCGATGGCGGCCGCACTGCGACAGGCCGCTGCCGAGGCGGGCATCCGGCTGACCCTGTTGGACACCTGCTACCTGGCGGGCGGACTCACCGGCCAGGGCCACCAAGCACTGTCAGGTCCGCAGTTGAGATTCGGCGACGGCGACGCGGACGCCTGGGCCGCCCGCACGTCCAAGCTGACGCCGGACGACAACACGCGGATCGGTGCCGCGATCCACTCCGTACGCGCCGTGCCGCGTGATCAACTGCATACGGTCGCGTCCGCCGCAGCCGACCGGCCGCTGCACGTTCACCTGTCCGAACAACCGGCAGAAAACCAAGCCTGCAAGGACTTCTACGGTATGACCCCGACCGCGCTGCTGGCCGAGGCCGACGCCCTGGGCCGGCGCACCACCGCGGTGCACGCGACCCACCTGGAGGCTGCCGACGTCGCCGAACTCGGCCGGACCCGTACGACGGCCTGCTTCTGCCCGTCCACCGAGGCCGATCTGGCCGACGGTATCGGCCCGGCCCGGGCATTGGCCGATGCCGGCGCGCCGCTCAGCCTCGGCACCGACCAGCACGCCATGATCGACTTCTTCGCCGAGGCCCGCGCACTGGAACTGCACGAACGACTCGCCACCGGACACCGCGGTCGCTTCATCCCGGCGGAGTTGATCAAGGCCGCCACCGCGCACGACAGCATCGGCTGGCCCGACGCCGGCCGGCTCGAGGTCGGCAGTCGGGCCGACCTGGTCGCGGTCCGAACCGATTCGATCCGCACCGCCGGCGCCGAGCCGGGCCAGTTGATCATGGCCGCGACCGCGTCCGACGTGCACACCGTGATCACCGGCGGGATGGTCGTGGTCGATGATCATCGGCATCGGCTCGGCGACGTCGGCCGGCTGCTCGCCGACGCGATCGAACCCCTGTGGAGGCAGCCGTGA
- a CDS encoding allantoate amidohydrolase — translation MIMTDQFDRMWSELLPIGRNEHTGGYRRYAWTPEDALLRDWFAAECRSRRLELTEDRLGNQWAWWGDPDGMPGIVSGSHLDSVPDGGAYDGPLGVISALAAVDRLQREGFRPARPIGVVNFADEEGARFGVACAGSRVITGAMSAERALGLTDADGISMAEAMRAAGRAVDIGRDPATLRRIAGFVELHVEQGRGLIDRDAAVAVGTGIWPHGRWRLELPGEANHAGTTRLEDRRDAMLSCAVAVEAARQSAEAHDCVATVGKVRVEPGGVNAIPSRVVCWLDARGPDERNVRAAVAEISRVVNGLGGTVGEESWTATTSFDPGLTGRVRELLGGHVPMLGTGAGHDAGILATAGIPATMLFVCNPTGISHSPREYASPQDCHAGVAALTTVIRGLTG, via the coding sequence ATGATCATGACCGACCAATTCGACCGGATGTGGTCCGAGCTACTGCCGATCGGGCGCAACGAGCACACCGGCGGCTATCGCCGCTACGCCTGGACACCCGAGGACGCGTTGCTGCGGGACTGGTTCGCCGCCGAGTGCAGATCTCGGCGACTGGAACTGACCGAGGACCGGCTGGGCAATCAGTGGGCCTGGTGGGGTGATCCGGACGGCATGCCCGGCATCGTCTCCGGCTCCCACCTGGACTCGGTCCCCGACGGCGGCGCCTACGACGGACCACTGGGTGTGATCAGTGCACTGGCGGCCGTCGATCGCTTGCAGCGTGAGGGATTCCGGCCGGCCCGGCCGATCGGCGTGGTCAACTTCGCCGACGAGGAAGGAGCCCGATTCGGCGTCGCCTGCGCCGGCTCCCGGGTGATCACCGGGGCGATGTCGGCCGAACGCGCCCTGGGGCTGACCGACGCCGACGGAATCAGCATGGCCGAGGCGATGCGAGCGGCCGGCCGAGCCGTCGACATCGGCCGGGACCCGGCAACCCTGCGGCGGATCGCCGGCTTCGTCGAGCTGCATGTCGAACAGGGCCGAGGCTTGATCGACCGGGACGCCGCGGTCGCCGTCGGCACCGGCATCTGGCCGCACGGCCGCTGGCGGCTGGAGCTGCCGGGGGAGGCCAACCATGCCGGCACCACCCGGCTGGAGGATCGCCGCGACGCCATGCTTTCCTGCGCCGTTGCCGTCGAAGCCGCCCGGCAGAGCGCCGAAGCACACGACTGCGTGGCCACGGTCGGCAAGGTCCGGGTCGAGCCCGGTGGGGTGAACGCGATTCCGTCCCGGGTGGTCTGCTGGCTCGATGCTCGAGGGCCGGACGAACGCAACGTGCGCGCGGCCGTGGCGGAGATCTCCCGGGTGGTGAACGGTCTTGGCGGCACCGTCGGTGAGGAGTCCTGGACGGCGACCACCAGCTTCGATCCCGGGCTCACCGGGCGAGTCAGGGAACTGCTCGGCGGGCACGTCCCGATGCTCGGCACCGGCGCCGGGCACGACGCTGGAATCCTTGCCACCGCAGGGATCCCGGCCACCATGCTGTTCGTCTGCAACCCCACCGGCATCTCCCACTCGCCCCGCGAGTACGCCAGTCCGCAGGACTGCCACGCCGGCGTCGCCGCCCTCACCACGGTGATCAGGGGGCTGACCGGATGA
- a CDS encoding IclR family transcriptional regulator, which translates to MTNVPAATQALAVLQLLARHADPLPAVTIARELDLPRSSTYHLLAVLREAGFVSHLGEDRRWGLGIAAYELGSAYSRQAPLQRIARPVLRQLVDTTTHTAHLVILHGNDVLYVIEERAPRRPSLVTDVGVRLPAQLTASGLAILAALPAPQVRALFSDRADFVVRHGGGPRSLTALRSELAQVRRRGYASEQGSVTPGLSSVGAAVHDHTGHPVAGLAVTYPYDSLGPHEHERMVAAVLSSAEDLSRRLGHRGELAR; encoded by the coding sequence GTGACCAACGTGCCCGCCGCGACCCAGGCGCTGGCCGTGCTGCAACTGCTGGCGCGGCACGCCGACCCGTTGCCTGCCGTCACGATCGCCCGCGAACTGGACCTGCCGCGGTCCTCGACCTACCACCTGCTGGCGGTGCTGCGTGAGGCCGGCTTCGTCAGCCATCTCGGCGAAGATCGGCGTTGGGGACTCGGCATCGCCGCGTACGAGTTGGGTTCGGCCTACTCGCGGCAGGCCCCGCTGCAGCGGATCGCCCGGCCGGTGCTGCGGCAGCTGGTGGACACCACCACGCACACCGCACATCTGGTGATCCTGCACGGCAACGACGTGCTCTACGTGATCGAGGAACGAGCACCGCGCCGGCCGTCGCTGGTGACCGACGTCGGCGTCCGGCTGCCGGCACAGCTGACCGCATCCGGTTTGGCGATCCTGGCCGCGTTACCGGCACCCCAGGTGCGGGCGCTGTTCAGCGATCGCGCCGATTTCGTCGTCCGGCACGGTGGCGGGCCGCGATCCCTGACCGCGCTGCGTTCGGAGCTGGCGCAAGTCCGCCGCCGTGGCTACGCCAGTGAACAGGGCTCGGTCACGCCAGGGCTGTCCTCGGTCGGTGCCGCGGTCCATGATCACACCGGACATCCGGTGGCGGGGCTCGCCGTCACCTATCCCTACGACTCGCTCGGCCCCCACGAGCACGAGCGGATGGTTGCCGCCGTCCTGTCCTCGGCGGAGGACCTGAGCAGAAGGCTGGGTCACCGCGGCGAACTTGCTCGATAA
- the hutI gene encoding imidazolonepropionase: MSSTVITGIGELITNDPDHELATGQLGLINNAAMIVDDEQIAWVGPAGRAPEADRRIDVQGRCVLPAFVDSHTHLVYAGDRSAEFAARMAGTPYDGGGIAVTVEATRSASDDELRSLLAQRIRELRAQGTGTVEIKSGYGLSVADEQRMLRIAAEFTAETTFLGGHVVPPEARGDRSAYVELVTGEMLAACAPYARWIDVFCEPHSPHAFTEDQSRRILQAGIAAGLLPRVHGNQLGPGPGVRLAVELGAASVDHCTYLTRADIDLLAGSDTVATLLPGVEFCTHSPYPDAGALIDAGVTIALATDCNPGTCNSSSMPLMIALAVRECGLTTEQAIRAATVGAAKSVRREDIGRVGVGCRPELIVLDAPSYLHLPYRVGVPVTHPIKIT, translated from the coding sequence GTGAGCAGTACCGTGATCACCGGCATCGGGGAACTGATCACCAACGATCCTGATCATGAACTCGCCACCGGTCAGCTGGGCCTGATCAACAACGCGGCGATGATCGTCGACGACGAGCAGATCGCCTGGGTCGGCCCGGCCGGACGGGCGCCGGAGGCAGATCGGCGGATCGACGTGCAGGGCCGGTGCGTGCTGCCGGCCTTCGTCGACAGCCATACCCACCTGGTCTACGCCGGTGATCGCTCCGCGGAGTTCGCCGCTCGGATGGCGGGCACCCCCTACGACGGCGGCGGCATCGCGGTCACCGTCGAGGCCACCCGCTCGGCGAGCGACGACGAGCTCAGATCCCTGCTGGCACAGCGGATCCGCGAGCTTCGCGCCCAGGGGACGGGGACGGTGGAGATCAAGAGCGGCTACGGACTGTCCGTCGCCGACGAGCAGCGGATGCTGCGGATCGCTGCGGAGTTCACCGCCGAGACGACCTTCCTCGGCGGTCATGTGGTGCCACCGGAGGCCCGCGGAGACCGGAGCGCCTACGTGGAGCTGGTGACCGGAGAGATGCTTGCGGCTTGTGCTCCGTACGCGCGCTGGATCGACGTGTTCTGCGAACCGCACAGCCCGCACGCGTTCACCGAGGACCAATCCCGGCGGATCCTGCAGGCCGGGATCGCGGCCGGGCTGCTGCCCCGGGTGCACGGCAATCAGCTCGGTCCGGGGCCCGGTGTGCGGTTGGCGGTCGAGTTGGGCGCGGCCAGTGTTGATCACTGCACCTATCTGACCCGGGCCGACATCGACCTGCTGGCCGGCTCGGACACGGTCGCTACTTTGCTGCCCGGGGTGGAATTCTGCACGCATTCGCCCTATCCCGACGCCGGTGCCCTGATCGATGCAGGCGTCACGATCGCGCTGGCCACCGACTGCAACCCCGGCACCTGCAACTCCAGTTCGATGCCGCTGATGATCGCTCTGGCCGTCCGCGAGTGCGGTTTGACCACCGAGCAGGCGATCCGGGCGGCGACAGTCGGCGCCGCGAAGTCCGTGCGGCGGGAAGACATCGGCCGGGTCGGCGTCGGCTGCCGGCCGGAGTTGATCGTGCTGGACGCACCGAGCTATCTGCATCTGCCGTACCGGGTCGGGGTGCCGGTCACGCACCCGATCAAGATCACCTGA
- a CDS encoding purine-cytosine permease family protein — protein sequence MTTTSSTEIRGIERRTIDPVPASERHGRPFNQFTLWFGANMQVTAVVDGALAVVFGAHAIWAIVGLLIGNLAGGAVMALHSAQGPRLGLPQMISSRAQFGVLGAGIPLILVIIMYLGFAATGTVLSGQAINAILHVSAPAIGIVIFGALTFVVAAFGYRWIHALGRIATVLGILGFLYLTIKIFVDEGAHTLLGNPHFDIVSFLLAISLGAGWQLTYGPYVADYSRYLPADTPERKTFGATFAGSVIGSMWSMSLGALIASVPNSTFLDSQVGFIGTLAGPAAIALIIYLVIVIGKLTVNTLNAYGGSMTILTTATAFLKRDRVSPAVRMICVFCFLAVSVIIALVASADFLSNFKNFVLLLLMVFTPWSAINLVDYYLVSKERVDIPALYDRHGRYGSWNATALISYAVGVLAQIPFLAQSLYTGPITKALGGADISWLVGLLLTAAVYYPWAKRTSSPPDRLIPFDRPTTTDTAEEAAAPDLQG from the coding sequence ATGACGACAACCAGCAGTACAGAAATCCGCGGGATCGAGCGGCGCACGATCGATCCGGTGCCGGCGAGCGAACGGCACGGCAGACCGTTCAATCAGTTCACCCTGTGGTTCGGCGCCAACATGCAGGTCACCGCGGTGGTCGACGGGGCACTCGCGGTGGTGTTCGGCGCGCACGCGATCTGGGCGATCGTCGGACTGCTGATCGGCAACCTGGCCGGCGGTGCGGTGATGGCACTGCATTCGGCCCAGGGTCCGCGGCTCGGGCTGCCGCAGATGATCAGCAGCCGGGCCCAGTTCGGCGTGCTCGGTGCCGGCATCCCGTTGATTCTGGTGATCATCATGTACCTCGGCTTCGCCGCCACCGGTACCGTGCTGTCCGGCCAGGCGATCAACGCCATCCTGCATGTCTCCGCCCCGGCGATCGGGATTGTGATCTTCGGTGCGCTGACGTTCGTGGTGGCCGCGTTCGGCTATCGCTGGATCCACGCTCTGGGACGGATCGCCACCGTGCTGGGGATCCTCGGCTTCCTCTACCTGACGATCAAGATCTTCGTCGACGAGGGTGCGCACACCCTGCTCGGCAACCCGCACTTCGACATCGTCAGCTTCCTGCTGGCGATCTCGCTCGGCGCCGGCTGGCAGCTGACCTACGGCCCGTACGTGGCCGACTACTCCCGCTACCTGCCGGCCGATACGCCGGAGCGGAAGACTTTCGGCGCCACCTTCGCCGGCAGCGTGATCGGTTCGATGTGGTCGATGTCCTTGGGCGCGCTGATCGCCTCGGTGCCCAACAGCACCTTCCTGGACAGCCAGGTCGGTTTCATCGGCACCCTGGCCGGACCGGCCGCGATCGCGTTGATCATCTATCTGGTGATCGTGATCGGCAAGTTGACCGTCAACACACTGAACGCGTACGGAGGTTCGATGACGATCCTGACCACGGCCACCGCATTCCTGAAGCGGGACCGGGTCAGCCCGGCTGTCCGGATGATCTGCGTGTTCTGCTTCCTGGCCGTATCGGTGATCATCGCGTTGGTCGCCAGCGCAGATTTCCTGAGCAACTTCAAGAATTTCGTGCTGCTGTTGCTGATGGTCTTCACACCGTGGAGTGCGATCAACCTGGTCGACTACTACTTGGTCTCCAAGGAACGGGTGGACATCCCGGCGCTCTACGACCGGCACGGCCGCTACGGATCCTGGAACGCCACCGCGTTGATCAGCTACGCCGTCGGCGTACTGGCGCAGATTCCGTTCCTGGCGCAGTCGCTCTACACCGGTCCGATCACCAAGGCGCTGGGCGGTGCCGACATTTCCTGGCTGGTAGGGCTGTTGCTGACCGCGGCCGTCTACTACCCGTGGGCCAAGCGCACCAGCAGTCCACCCGATCGGCTGATCCCCTTCGACCGCCCGACGACCACCGACACAGCAGAGGAGGCCGCGGCGCCCGACCTGCAGGGCTGA
- the hutH gene encoding histidine ammonia-lyase, producing MAIEVEIGTGPVSFDDVVAVARHQAAVRLSDSARSAMAASRAVVQGLAADTIPHYGVSTGFGALATRHIPAESRTQLQRSLIRSHAAGSGPEVETEVVRALMLLRLSTLATGHTGVRPVIADTYAALLNAGLTPVVHEYGSLGCSGDLAPLAHCALAIMGEGELRDRYGVRRHTADALPEYGIEPVELVEKEGLALINGTDGMLGMLILAITDLRRLLITADLATSMSVEGLLGTDDVFADDLQRLRPHPGQSISAGNLRRLMADSPIRESHRDPAACTRVQDAYSLRCAPQVNGAARDTVDHAETVALRELASAIDNPVVTDDGRVESNGNFHGAPIAYVLDFLAIVTADVASMSERRTDRFLDKARSNGLPPFLADDPGVDSGHMIAQYTQAAIVSELKRLANPASADSIPSSAMQEDHVSMGWSAARKLRRAIDGLTRVLAIELLTAARGLELRAPLDPSPASRAVISELRKHTQGPGPDRFLAPEIEAAVSVVAEGRAVAAAQGVVGELG from the coding sequence ATGGCAATTGAGGTGGAGATCGGTACCGGACCGGTCAGTTTCGATGACGTGGTCGCCGTCGCGCGGCATCAGGCAGCCGTTCGGTTGAGCGACTCCGCGCGGTCGGCGATGGCGGCCAGCCGGGCCGTGGTCCAAGGCCTCGCGGCCGACACCATCCCGCACTACGGCGTCTCCACCGGCTTCGGCGCGCTGGCCACCCGGCACATCCCGGCCGAGTCCCGGACCCAGCTCCAGCGCAGTCTGATCCGCTCCCACGCCGCCGGCTCCGGGCCGGAGGTGGAGACGGAGGTGGTCCGGGCGCTGATGCTGCTGCGGTTGTCCACCCTGGCGACCGGGCACACCGGTGTCCGCCCGGTGATCGCCGACACCTATGCCGCGCTGCTGAACGCCGGACTCACCCCGGTCGTGCACGAGTACGGATCGCTCGGCTGCTCCGGTGATCTTGCTCCGCTCGCGCATTGCGCGTTGGCGATCATGGGCGAGGGCGAGCTGCGGGATCGCTACGGCGTACGCCGCCACACCGCCGACGCGCTGCCCGAGTACGGCATCGAGCCGGTCGAGCTGGTGGAGAAAGAAGGGCTGGCACTCATCAACGGCACCGACGGCATGCTCGGGATGTTGATCTTGGCCATCACCGACCTGCGGCGGTTGTTGATCACCGCCGACCTCGCCACCTCGATGAGTGTCGAGGGGCTCCTCGGCACCGACGACGTCTTCGCCGATGATCTTCAGCGGCTGCGGCCGCACCCGGGCCAGTCGATCAGCGCCGGCAACCTGCGCCGGCTGATGGCCGACAGTCCGATCCGCGAGTCCCACCGCGATCCGGCAGCCTGCACACGGGTGCAGGATGCCTATTCGTTGCGTTGTGCGCCGCAGGTCAACGGCGCCGCTCGGGACACTGTTGATCATGCCGAGACCGTTGCTCTGCGCGAACTCGCCTCGGCGATCGACAATCCGGTGGTCACCGACGACGGTCGGGTCGAGTCCAACGGCAACTTCCACGGCGCCCCGATCGCCTATGTGCTGGACTTCTTGGCGATCGTGACCGCCGATGTGGCCAGCATGAGCGAACGTCGTACGGATCGGTTCCTGGACAAGGCACGCAGCAACGGCCTGCCGCCCTTCCTGGCCGACGATCCCGGAGTCGACTCCGGGCACATGATCGCGCAGTACACCCAGGCGGCGATCGTGTCCGAGCTGAAGCGGCTGGCCAACCCCGCATCGGCAGACTCGATCCCGAGCAGCGCGATGCAGGAAGATCACGTCTCCATGGGGTGGTCGGCGGCCCGCAAGCTGCGGCGCGCGATCGACGGGCTGACCCGAGTGCTGGCGATCGAGTTGCTCACCGCCGCTCGAGGTCTCGAACTACGGGCACCGCTGGACCCCTCTCCCGCCAGTCGAGCGGTGATCAGCGAACTGCGCAAGCACACCCAGGGTCCCGGACCGGATCGGTTCCTGGCGCCGGAGATCGAGGCGGCGGTGTCGGTGGTTGCCGAGGGTCGTGCGGTTGCGGCGGCACAGGGGGTTGTCGGTGAGTTGGGTTAG
- the hutU gene encoding urocanate hydratase, with the protein MEGARLVRAPRGTTLTARSWSTEAPLRMLQNNLDPEVAERPDDLVVYGGTGRAARDWKSFDAMIRTLTTLAPDETMLVQSGRPVGVMRTHEWAPRVLIANSNLVGDWATWPEFRRLEKLGLTMYGQMTAGSWIYIGTQGIVQGTYETFAAVADKRFGGTLAGTLTLTGGCGGMGGAQPLAVTLNGGVCLIVDVDESRLRRRVEHRYLDEVADDLDDAVDKATRAKQDKRATSIGVVGNAATIFGELLLRGVEIDIVTDQTSAHDPLSYLPEDVDLDDWQDYADAKPEEFTDRARASMAKHVKAMVEFQDHGAEVFDYGNSIRDEARKGGYDRAFEFPGFVPAYIRPLFCQGKGPFRWAALSGDPQDIAVTDKAVLDLFPDNERLHTWIKGAQEKIAFQGLPARICWLGQGERDKAGLAFNELVRSGKISAPIVIGRDHLDTGSVASPYRETEGMIDGSDAIADWPLLNALINTASGATWVSIHHGGGVGIGRSIHAGQVSVADGTELAAQKLERVLTNDPGMGIIRHVDAGYEIAEQTAAEQHVRIPMQEGN; encoded by the coding sequence ATGGAAGGCGCACGCCTGGTCCGCGCTCCGCGCGGCACCACGTTGACGGCACGGAGTTGGAGCACCGAGGCACCACTGCGGATGCTGCAGAACAACCTCGATCCCGAGGTGGCCGAGAGGCCCGATGATCTTGTCGTGTACGGCGGCACCGGTCGTGCTGCTCGGGACTGGAAGTCCTTCGACGCGATGATCAGGACCCTCACCACGCTGGCCCCGGACGAAACCATGCTGGTGCAGTCCGGCCGGCCGGTCGGCGTGATGCGGACCCACGAGTGGGCGCCGCGGGTGCTGATCGCCAACTCCAACCTGGTCGGCGACTGGGCGACCTGGCCGGAGTTCCGCCGGCTGGAGAAGCTCGGGCTGACCATGTACGGCCAGATGACCGCCGGGTCGTGGATCTACATCGGCACCCAGGGCATCGTCCAGGGCACGTACGAGACCTTCGCCGCCGTGGCGGACAAGCGGTTTGGCGGCACGCTGGCCGGCACCCTGACGTTGACCGGCGGCTGCGGCGGGATGGGTGGCGCGCAGCCGCTGGCCGTCACCCTGAACGGTGGTGTCTGTCTGATCGTGGACGTGGACGAATCCCGGCTGCGTCGCCGGGTCGAGCACCGCTACCTGGACGAGGTCGCCGATGATCTTGACGATGCGGTGGACAAGGCGACTCGGGCCAAGCAGGACAAGCGCGCCACCTCGATCGGTGTGGTCGGCAACGCGGCGACGATCTTCGGTGAGTTGCTGCTCCGCGGCGTGGAGATCGACATCGTCACCGACCAGACCAGTGCTCACGACCCGTTGAGCTACCTGCCCGAAGATGTTGATCTTGACGACTGGCAGGACTACGCCGACGCCAAGCCCGAGGAGTTCACCGACCGGGCCCGGGCCTCGATGGCCAAACATGTCAAGGCGATGGTCGAGTTCCAAGATCACGGCGCGGAGGTGTTCGACTACGGCAACTCGATCCGGGACGAGGCCCGCAAGGGCGGCTACGACCGAGCCTTCGAATTCCCCGGCTTCGTGCCCGCCTACATCCGGCCGCTGTTCTGTCAGGGCAAGGGCCCGTTCCGGTGGGCTGCACTGTCCGGCGACCCCCAGGACATCGCCGTCACCGACAAGGCGGTGCTCGACCTGTTCCCGGACAACGAGCGGCTGCACACCTGGATCAAGGGCGCACAGGAGAAGATCGCCTTCCAGGGGCTGCCGGCCAGGATCTGCTGGCTCGGCCAGGGGGAACGCGACAAGGCCGGTCTGGCCTTCAACGAACTGGTTCGCTCCGGCAAGATCAGCGCGCCGATCGTGATCGGCCGTGATCATCTGGACACCGGCTCGGTGGCATCGCCCTATCGGGAGACCGAAGGCATGATCGACGGTTCCGACGCGATCGCCGACTGGCCGCTGCTGAACGCCTTGATCAACACGGCCTCCGGCGCCACCTGGGTGTCCATCCATCACGGCGGCGGCGTCGGCATCGGCCGCTCCATCCACGCCGGTCAAGTCAGCGTGGCCGACGGCACCGAGCTGGCCGCGCAGAAACTGGAACGGGTGCTCACCAACGATCCGGGCATGGGCATCATCCGGCACGTCGACGCCGGCTACGAGATCGCCGAGCAGACGGCGGCCGAGCAACATGTACGGATCCCTATGCAGGAAGGGAATTGA
- a CDS encoding alkaline phosphatase family protein yields the protein MRTILGRPRWFRPVVVAVFALILVWFAVVHETPAHSVVRSASGRPAVPKPGQVVPSPDHVVVVMFENQGESQIIGRRSAPYLNSLARMGASYDHSHGVTHPSQPNYVALLSGSTQGVKNDKCPDHLGPRPNLVRQLLNAGHTFSGYTEDLPTSDRPPAGHTSCSRLQRDTLARTPWIDFSNIPASVNRPFNALPADLSKLPTVSFLIPSLCHSMHSCPISSGDAWASRVLPRFVNWARTHNSLLIVTFDEDRDTPVNHIPTILVGPMVRPGVYGQPIDHYDVLRTLEDMYALAPLGHAKQAAPLTCWQA from the coding sequence ATGCGTACGATCCTGGGGCGTCCGCGGTGGTTCCGGCCGGTGGTGGTCGCGGTGTTCGCGCTGATCCTGGTCTGGTTCGCCGTGGTGCACGAGACGCCCGCGCACTCGGTCGTTCGCAGCGCTTCCGGTCGGCCCGCTGTGCCGAAGCCGGGCCAGGTCGTCCCCAGCCCCGATCACGTGGTCGTGGTGATGTTCGAGAATCAGGGCGAGTCCCAGATCATCGGGCGTCGATCGGCCCCGTACCTCAATTCACTGGCCCGGATGGGCGCGTCCTACGACCACAGCCACGGCGTCACCCATCCGAGCCAGCCGAACTATGTGGCGCTGCTGTCGGGATCGACCCAGGGTGTGAAGAACGACAAGTGTCCCGATCATCTCGGCCCGCGGCCCAACCTCGTCCGGCAGCTGCTCAACGCCGGCCACACGTTCTCCGGCTACACGGAGGACCTGCCGACATCGGACCGGCCGCCGGCCGGACACACCAGTTGCAGCCGGTTGCAGCGTGACACCCTCGCTCGTACACCCTGGATCGACTTCAGCAACATCCCGGCGAGCGTGAACCGCCCGTTCAACGCTCTGCCGGCCGACCTGTCGAAGCTGCCGACGGTCTCGTTCCTGATCCCGAGCCTGTGCCACTCGATGCACTCCTGCCCGATCTCGTCCGGTGACGCCTGGGCTAGCCGGGTGCTGCCGCGCTTTGTGAACTGGGCCCGGACGCACAACAGCCTGCTGATCGTGACCTTCGACGAGGACCGTGACACCCCGGTCAATCACATCCCGACGATCCTGGTCGGCCCGATGGTCCGGCCCGGCGTCTACGGTCAGCCGATCGACCACTACGACGTGCTGCGGACGCTGGAGGACATGTACGCGCTGGCCCCGTTGGGGCACGCGAAGCAGGCGGCACCCTTGACCTGCTGGCAGGCCTAG